The Chitinophaga caeni genome segment CCCGCCAATTTTACCGATCTCCCCGGTTTGCAATAGAAATTCCTGGTTTTTAGCGATTTCCAGCTCCTGGTTTTTCTTTTTCGTAACATCATCGCATAATATGATAACCAGCTGGTCTTTATCTACAGGGTCTTCTACTGCAAACATCGTTATCTCCAGGTAAACGCTGTCTTCGAGCCTTGTCCAGGGTATGCTGCCGTTATTTTTAAGTTGCTTTTCCAACTTGACCATTTTGCCACCCAGCAGCACTTGCCCGAATAGTTGGTTGATGCCCAGGAATTCACAGGTAGGATCTTGCTGAATATGATTCATAACCACGTCGAGCGGTAATGATTCCTCACCGAATAGTAAGCGTTGCGTTTGGTTAGTCCTACGGATGTAGCCCAGGTTATCGATCTGTATATAACCGATGGGAAGATGCTCTACGATCGTGTTTAACAGTCGCTCACTTTTTTCCAAGCTCAGTTCTGCCAATTTCTTCTCGGTTATTTCAGCCATGATTAGAAATACGAAAGATATCTCGCCTTTATCATCGAAAACAGGGAAACCCGTTGCTTCGAAATATGTGGGCTGAATCCTTGTGATGTCTTGATCAGGTAGTTCCGTGTATTTGAGTAAGATTTCCCGTTTATGAGGCGACCGGGAATCTATCACTTCCTTTAACAGCGCTTGCAAGCCGTTGCGCTGGTTCATGCTGTCTTGGTAAATATTATAAGGCTGACCGATGGTGGCAGCATGTCCCGGCCCTAGAATATTTCTCATGGACAAGTTCATATCGACATGCCAACCCTTCGGGGAAATTTGTTGCAAGCCTACCGGCAAGTTCTCCAGGATGCTCCTGAAGAAACTTTCCCGCTCCTGCGCGGCCCGTTCCTTCATTTTTCTCAATGTTACATCGAAAGCTATCAATGTATAACCTATCAAGAGCGCATCATTATAAACAGGTTCTACGACCACATCCATCCATGTGGGCGTGCTGCCGCTAAATAAAAACTTAACCGTATCCCTCCATGAATGTTGCGTTTTTAAGGCATTATACAGCTTTGACATGCAGCCATCCCCGGGCTTAAGAACCTGGGCAATATCCTGGAGGTTTAAGCCAATTAAAGCTTCACGGTCATACCGGATAGCTTGCGCCAGTATCTGGTTCACCGACAAAATCTTCAAATCCAGGTCCAGGTAAGCGATGGCAGCCAGCTTATTAGCGGATTGTTGTAGTGCAAGGTCGAATATCGGCAGTAATTCGGTAGTATGTTGGGAGCAATTATAGTTCCCTTTCATTAGGATTCCTTCTAGCTCGCCCAGGGGAGATTCCAACAGTTTCAATTCCAGGTGTAGCTTGTTCCCGGTTTCATCATTGGTACAAAAATTGGCTTGCCCTTGCATTATGGCGACCTCCAATTCGACCGGCGCCTTGTCCCCGATTTGGTTAAACCCCGGGAAGAAACGGCAACAAACATCTACCATGGCCCGGTTTATATGGGACAATAAATAATTTTTATCCAGGATAGCCATGGGTTCTTGGATTTCCTCCAGCACTTGGCCTAGAATAGCAACATTCATGAACTTTTCCGGTTTGAAACATGAGAACATGGGGATTACAGGGTTCCAATTATAAAATACTGTTATAGGTAAAAAGGAAAAGTTGGCGCCTTAACTGCAAATCCCCGCATTAAAGAATAAAAGTAAAATTAATTTAATAGAAAATATACCATCCTATAAAAACCATAGTATCGAGATATATGTAATATAAGTAGAATTTAATAGAATATTTACTCACAATTGTGCAGAACCTATTATTCTTAATATTAGATTAAATATCTTTGGGAATAAATTCAAAATCAGCGAAGAATGAAAGTTTTAATTATCATGGGATCGGAAAGCGATAAACCTGTAATGCAGGAATCTAAAAACTATCTCGATTATTTCGGTATCGAGAGCGAGATGTTAGTAGCTTCCGCCCACAGGAATCCTGATAAGGTGCGTGAAATTTGTATGAATGCACAAGGAAACGGATTTGGCGTTGTAATTGCAGCAGCCGGAATGGCAGCGGCTTTGCCCGGTGTTGCAGCAGCCTTTACTTCATTACCTGTCCTGGGTGTGCCTTTAGAAGGCGGCCTGCCAGGTGGTGTAGATGCTTTGTACTCGATCGTGCAAATGCCTGCCGGGTTACCCGTGGGTACTTTGGCAGTAGGTAAAGCAGGTGCCAGGAATGCGGCCATTATGTGCGCCCGCATCTTTGCATTGAGCAATCCTACTGTTGCCGAGAAAGTGGAAGCATTTAAAGCCAATAGTTACCGTATCTAATAACTTGACTTTTAGCGGGCCCTTAAATGGGCCCGCTATTCCAGAATATGGCCGCAACAGTATTATTGATCTAAAATTTTAAGCCCATTGACAGAACAGATCATTAACTTAGATACGATTAATCCGATAGAATTTTTCGGTGTCAACAACGGAAAACTGGATATCCTGAAGAAGAAATTCCCCCTGCTTAAAATCTTATCCCGCGGCACGCAAATCAAACTCTCCGGGGCTCCGGAAGAAGTGTCTAACGCTAAAGAAAAAATCGCCCAAATCGTTTCATACCTCGAGAGGAATGGCAACTTGAGCGAAAACTATTTTGAGCAAATCCTGGGTGATGAAATTTCTGTGGATCATTTCAGTGACCGCAATCCCAACGAAGTCCTCGTTTTCGGGCCCAACGGCAGAACGGTTAGAGCCAAAACGGCCAACCAGAAAAAGATGGTAGCTTTAGCGGATAAAAATGATATCGTGTTCGCTATCGGGCCGGCAGGTACCGGTAAAACTTACACGGCGGTAGCCTTGGCCGTTAGAGCCCTGAAAAATAAAGCCGTTAGGAAAATCATCCTTACCAGGCCGGCAGTAGAAGCCGGGGAAAGCCTCGGGTTCCTTCCTGGCGACTTGAAAGAGAAGATTGACCCTTATTTAAGACCGCTGTACGATGCTTTGGATGATATGATCCCGGCAGACAAGTTGAGCTATTTTATGACTAATCGCATCATCGAGATTGCTCCCCTTGCATATATGCGCGGACGTACGCTCGATAATGCCTTTATTATCCTCGATGAAGCTCAAAATGCTACGGAACTACAGTTGAAAATGTTCTTAACCAGGATCGGCGCTTCAGCTAAAGCTTTGATCACGGGTGATTTGACCCAGGTTGACTTGCCTAAAAATCAAAAAAGCGGCCTTGATAAAGCCACCAGGATATTGAAGAATATCGACGGTATCGGTTACCTGGAACTCGATGAAGAAGATGTAGTAAGGCACCGGTTGGTAAAAGCCATTATCCGTGCTTATGACCAGGCTAAAGAAAAAGAAGATAAATTAGCGCTGGAAAGAGAAGAGAAAAAAGCGGCAGAACGAAGGGAACAAAAAGGGGAACAATCCGAAAATAATCAAAACAATTAATCTAAGTATTATTTATAATTTATAAGTAACGGTAGGTTTTATCATAATAACTTATAAAATCTACCGTTATACATGCAGGGAATTAACACTATCTTAACACGCATTGTTGTAAGTTGTGCAATTAAAACTTTCCCACTATTTTTGTTGCCACATTAATTTAATAAATTAAACAAATGAGCTTTTATCGGCGAATTGTAACTGTAGCGTGTATTTCAACAGTCGTTTTCTTAAGCGGTTGTAATAAGCATCCTGAACCTAATGAAGTAACGCTATCTTTTATGCACGCTATCCAGAATTCCAATTTTGATGCGGCGAAGGACTATGCAACTAAAGAATCGGCACAAGTGATTGACCTCTATGCTATCTTCGATCAAAGAAGAAAAGAAGGCGAAAGGGAAAAAATTAAAAATGCTCAAATCAATGTGGTAAATGTGCAAGTTAATGAAACCAACGACCATGCTTCCGTTACCGTCCTCAACTCTTCCGTAGGTAAAGAAGAAACTTTGCAATTGGTTAAAGAAAATGGCCAATGGAAGATTTCTCTTACCCTGGAAAGTATCATTCCTAACTTCGTGCAAGAATCTAATACTCCCATGTCGGATTCAGCCATGATGATGGATTCTACAATGATGATGATGGATTCAATTCCCATGCCTCCCATGATGGATAGCACGGATACAGTTGATGCCATCCAATAATATTGCATTTTTTTATTATTTCACGGACGGAAACTACCTGCTGCTCCCGAATGGGTGTAATATTTTGCTGCCAACCTTGCCAGGAATCTATCCCGGGTTCGTAAGATATTTTATAAAGTTATAGTTTTCAATCATAGTTCCTTATTTTTGCAGTCCAATTTGCAAAATTGCTAATACATGGATAATGTTTCCACCCCGCTGGAAACATTTATTGTATAGCCTGGTATGATTCCCATATTATGATCTGGGGAATGTACAGGATATTAAAATTGGTAGTTAGATCATTAAAATTGAAGTACAAAAAATTAAAAAGACAACAACATTTATGACAACAAATCCTTGGCATAGCGTTAGTCCCGGTGATAATGTGCCACATACTGTAACAGGAGTAATTGAAATACCGAAAGCGTCGCGCGCTAAATATGAACTGGATAAAGAAAGCGGTTTGTTGAAATTAGACAGGGTTTTGTATTCCTCTGTTTACTACCCTGCTAATTATGGCTTCATCCCTCAAAGTTATTGCGAGGATCATGACCCCCTTGATATTTTAATTCTTTCCCAAATCGAATGCGTACCCATGTGCTTGGTGGAAGCCAAGGTTATCGGGGTCATGCAAATGATTGATGGTGGTGAAGCGGATGATAAAATTATCGCCGTAGCCGCGCACGATATGAGCGTAAATTATATAAACGATATCTCCGAATTACCCCCGCATTTTATCAATGAAATGCGCCATTTCTTCGAAGAGTATAAAAGGTTGGAAAACAAGACCGTCCAGGTAGAAGAATTCCAAAACAAGGAAGTTGCCGAAAGAATTATCCTCGATAGCTTCAAAATGTACAAGGAGTATTTTCCCGGTCAACAATAATAATATGTAACATATTCTTTATAATTAAATTAAAGCCGTTCTGTATTTGCAGAACGGCTTTAATTTTTATGGATCATTTCAAGAACATAAGCAGTAAAACGAATATCATATCCCTCTTAACCGCTTGATAATCCTTAATTTATGTGTTCTTAAACCGGTATCCACGTTAATGATACCTTCGGTATCGATCGCATCTATACGCACTTTCCCGGCGGCATGTATAATCTCATGATCGTTGAGCATGATGCCGACATGGGTAATCTTCCCCTCGGCATTGTCGAAAAACGCTAAATCCCCCAGTTTAGCTTCTGCTAAAAATCCAACGGATTCCCCCTGCCCCGCTTGTTGGTATGCATCTCTCAATAAAGGCATTCCCAGCACTTTATAGACAGATTGGCTGAAACCGGAACAATCTATACCGAACACCGATTTTCCTCCCCACAAATAGGCCGTATTTAGAAATAATTTTGCAATCGACTTAAATTGTGCATCCGCAACTTGGATCTTGGGCGTCGGACCCGAAGTACTGATGGCATGTGGTAGTTTTTGCAGTGAATCCTCCCAATTGATAGTAAAATCGCCCCAAGTACTCTCCTGCCCATGAATTTGTTTGAATATACATCCATAAGGAATGTGCATCTTTTGGCCGTTTACCGTAATTTGATTTACCCATTCCTTCGCAAAATGGGTGTACGGAGCATCATAAATCGCTGCTGCCACCATGCCGAGATGTGACAATGTGACCCATCCCGCATAATTGTCAAATTGTGTTGAAATTTTTACCCAACCATCGGGTTGTTCCGTATCCGTTACAACGCATTCCCCGAATAAAACTTGGGTCACGATCTCGCTTCTGTGCGAGGGTTCAGCACGTACAGGCATCACCGGAACAATCGTTATTGCATATGGCATGTTAATTGATTTATTTATTTTATGGATCGGTGAACTTTTGACGAGAATTTACGTAAATATAAATATAGAGCTTATGCATTTACGTTTAGAAAACTTACCCGACAAAGAACTCCTTACCAGGATTCGTAAATTTGAAGATAAGGAGGCAGTAGCTGTTTTATTGTCACGCTACAGCCATCTTATTGCGGCAGTTTCAATACCCAAATTAAATAATGATAAAACGGCCCAAAATGTTTATCCCCAATTATTAAATGACCTGGTTGAAAACATTCAAACCCAACCAATATACAAAGTAAATGATTGGTTGCAACAATTTTTAACAGCTTATTTTAGTAAAAGTGTTGTCATCCCTAAAAATATACCGCAAGCGGTTTATAAAGTGGAATCAAAAGTTGAAAAAGCTAAGTCTAACCCGATCGAAAAAGGCGCTTTAGTGGATGATCTACACGTGGCCATGAAAGTATTAAGCCCCGAAGAAATGCATGTAGCCAAACAGTTTTACTTGGAGGATAAA includes the following:
- a CDS encoding PAS domain-containing protein, whose translation is MNVAILGQVLEEIQEPMAILDKNYLLSHINRAMVDVCCRFFPGFNQIGDKAPVELEVAIMQGQANFCTNDETGNKLHLELKLLESPLGELEGILMKGNYNCSQHTTELLPIFDLALQQSANKLAAIAYLDLDLKILSVNQILAQAIRYDREALIGLNLQDIAQVLKPGDGCMSKLYNALKTQHSWRDTVKFLFSGSTPTWMDVVVEPVYNDALLIGYTLIAFDVTLRKMKERAAQERESFFRSILENLPVGLQQISPKGWHVDMNLSMRNILGPGHAATIGQPYNIYQDSMNQRNGLQALLKEVIDSRSPHKREILLKYTELPDQDITRIQPTYFEATGFPVFDDKGEISFVFLIMAEITEKKLAELSLEKSERLLNTIVEHLPIGYIQIDNLGYIRRTNQTQRLLFGEESLPLDVVMNHIQQDPTCEFLGINQLFGQVLLGGKMVKLEKQLKNNGSIPWTRLEDSVYLEITMFAVEDPVDKDQLVIILCDDVTKKKNQELEIAKNQEFLLQTGEIGKIGGWELDIGNKEMKWSEQTYKVVELPSFVPVNIEKAVSFYTPESQLQLMQAARECLDSGSPFDLQLGIVTAKKNSIRVRTIGQPEYADGKIVRVHGVIQDVTEIHEVRNELMRHTEIMRLFFDTIDLGYALMAADGTVNFMNKKAGEILDTESVIGKNIFDVFPWLVGTTFHSRVKECVAKQAPVSFFNYLPELDTWYEFLLAPMDDGSISIFTRNITYSKKLQRELRKANDQLSNLNKYLVNQNKQLEDFAHITSHNLRAPIANLKALLQLHKDSGSPEEKEMYIHMLDEVIMKIDETLNDLVEVIQIRKDLNVEQEKLSFAERLQKVKEILLVDIEQSGIQLLEDFQAAPTIEYPKIYLDSLLQNLLTNAIKYRSTDRQPSVHFKAWHEDGVVKLTVEDNGIGIDMQRYGNKIFGFRKTFHKNKDAKGIGLFITKSQVEAMGGQIKVESEPGVGTKFIITFRPE
- the purE gene encoding 5-(carboxyamino)imidazole ribonucleotide mutase — encoded protein: MKVLIIMGSESDKPVMQESKNYLDYFGIESEMLVASAHRNPDKVREICMNAQGNGFGVVIAAAGMAAALPGVAAAFTSLPVLGVPLEGGLPGGVDALYSIVQMPAGLPVGTLAVGKAGARNAAIMCARIFALSNPTVAEKVEAFKANSYRI
- a CDS encoding PhoH family protein, with amino-acid sequence MTEQIINLDTINPIEFFGVNNGKLDILKKKFPLLKILSRGTQIKLSGAPEEVSNAKEKIAQIVSYLERNGNLSENYFEQILGDEISVDHFSDRNPNEVLVFGPNGRTVRAKTANQKKMVALADKNDIVFAIGPAGTGKTYTAVALAVRALKNKAVRKIILTRPAVEAGESLGFLPGDLKEKIDPYLRPLYDALDDMIPADKLSYFMTNRIIEIAPLAYMRGRTLDNAFIILDEAQNATELQLKMFLTRIGASAKALITGDLTQVDLPKNQKSGLDKATRILKNIDGIGYLELDEEDVVRHRLVKAIIRAYDQAKEKEDKLALEREEKKAAERREQKGEQSENNQNN
- a CDS encoding nuclear transport factor 2 family protein, giving the protein MHAIQNSNFDAAKDYATKESAQVIDLYAIFDQRRKEGEREKIKNAQINVVNVQVNETNDHASVTVLNSSVGKEETLQLVKENGQWKISLTLESIIPNFVQESNTPMSDSAMMMDSTMMMMDSIPMPPMMDSTDTVDAIQ
- a CDS encoding inorganic diphosphatase, whose product is MTTNPWHSVSPGDNVPHTVTGVIEIPKASRAKYELDKESGLLKLDRVLYSSVYYPANYGFIPQSYCEDHDPLDILILSQIECVPMCLVEAKVIGVMQMIDGGEADDKIIAVAAHDMSVNYINDISELPPHFINEMRHFFEEYKRLENKTVQVEEFQNKEVAERIILDSFKMYKEYFPGQQ
- a CDS encoding C40 family peptidase, translating into MPYAITIVPVMPVRAEPSHRSEIVTQVLFGECVVTDTEQPDGWVKISTQFDNYAGWVTLSHLGMVAAAIYDAPYTHFAKEWVNQITVNGQKMHIPYGCIFKQIHGQESTWGDFTINWEDSLQKLPHAISTSGPTPKIQVADAQFKSIAKLFLNTAYLWGGKSVFGIDCSGFSQSVYKVLGMPLLRDAYQQAGQGESVGFLAEAKLGDLAFFDNAEGKITHVGIMLNDHEIIHAAGKVRIDAIDTEGIINVDTGLRTHKLRIIKRLRGI
- a CDS encoding sigma-70 RNA polymerase sigma factor region 4 domain-containing protein — its product is MLIDLFILWIGELLTRIYVNINIELMHLRLENLPDKELLTRIRKFEDKEAVAVLLSRYSHLIAAVSIPKLNNDKTAQNVYPQLLNDLVENIQTQPIYKVNDWLQQFLTAYFSKSVVIPKNIPQAVYKVESKVEKAKSNPIEKGALVDDLHVAMKVLSPEEMHVAKQFYLEDKSFDQIAGHKNISAEKVRAMLMNIKRKLATNLIDQAYEQ